A window from Macaca thibetana thibetana isolate TM-01 chromosome 7, ASM2454274v1, whole genome shotgun sequence encodes these proteins:
- the LOC126958789 gene encoding cytochrome c oxidase assembly protein COX16 homolog, mitochondrial isoform X2: protein MFAPAVMRAFRKNKTLRYGVPMLLLIVGGSFGLREFSQIRYDAVKIKIPTSGSWKMDPELEKKLKENKISLESEYEKIKDSKFDDWKNIRGPRPWEDPDVLQGRNPESLKTKTT, encoded by the exons ATGTTTGCACCCGCGGTGATGCGTGCTTTTCGCAAGAACAAGACTCTCCGCTACGGAGTCCCCATGTTG ttGCTGATTGTTGGAGGTTCTTTTGGTCTTCGTGAGTTTTCTCAAATCCGATACGATGCTGTGAAGATTAAA atacctACTTCTGGCTCATGGAAg atGGATCCTGAGCttgaaaaaaaactgaaagagaataaaatatctttagaGTCGGAATATGAG aaaataaaagactcCAAGTTTGATGACTGGAAGAATATTCGAGGACCCAGGCCTTGGGAAGATCCTGACGTCCTCCAAGGAAGAAATCCAGAAAGCCTTAAGACTAAGACAACTTGA
- the LOC126958789 gene encoding cytochrome c oxidase assembly protein COX16 homolog, mitochondrial isoform X1, producing MEDFSHVCTRGDACFSQEQDSPLRSPHVGEWSEEDLPQGLLIVGGSFGLREFSQIRYDAVKIKMDPELEKKLKENKISLESEYEKIKDSKFDDWKNIRGPRPWEDPDVLQGRNPESLKTKTT from the exons ATGGAAGATTTCAGTCATGTTTGCACCCGCGGTGATGCGTGCTTTTCGCAAGAACAAGACTCTCCGCTACGGAGTCCCCATGTTGGTGAGTGGAGTGAGGAGGATCTTCCGCAAGGG ttGCTGATTGTTGGAGGTTCTTTTGGTCTTCGTGAGTTTTCTCAAATCCGATACGATGCTGTGAAGATTAAA atGGATCCTGAGCttgaaaaaaaactgaaagagaataaaatatctttagaGTCGGAATATGAG aaaataaaagactcCAAGTTTGATGACTGGAAGAATATTCGAGGACCCAGGCCTTGGGAAGATCCTGACGTCCTCCAAGGAAGAAATCCAGAAAGCCTTAAGACTAAGACAACTTGA
- the LOC126958789 gene encoding cytochrome c oxidase assembly protein COX16 homolog, mitochondrial isoform X3, which translates to MFAPAVMRAFRKNKTLRYGVPMLLLIVGGSFGLREFSQIRYDAVKIKMDPELEKKLKENKISLESEYEKIKDSKFDDWKNIRGPRPWEDPDVLQGRNPESLKTKTT; encoded by the exons ATGTTTGCACCCGCGGTGATGCGTGCTTTTCGCAAGAACAAGACTCTCCGCTACGGAGTCCCCATGTTG ttGCTGATTGTTGGAGGTTCTTTTGGTCTTCGTGAGTTTTCTCAAATCCGATACGATGCTGTGAAGATTAAA atGGATCCTGAGCttgaaaaaaaactgaaagagaataaaatatctttagaGTCGGAATATGAG aaaataaaagactcCAAGTTTGATGACTGGAAGAATATTCGAGGACCCAGGCCTTGGGAAGATCCTGACGTCCTCCAAGGAAGAAATCCAGAAAGCCTTAAGACTAAGACAACTTGA